In the Nitrospirota bacterium genome, one interval contains:
- the lpxI gene encoding UDP-2,3-diacylglucosamine diphosphatase LpxI (LpxI, functionally equivalent to LpxH, replaces it in LPS biosynthesis in a minority of bacteria.), whose product MKLGIIAGDGRFPVIIADAARKSGYTIISIAHTGLTSPEIENASDRVYWTKLGQLSSLINILKKEGVTEAIMAGGVSKRLMFTNIMPDIKALALLTRLKDRKDDTILRAIAGQLEKDGIKVNSATSYIKSILADKGTLTKKGPKAEEWEDIRFGVNMAKEIGRLDIGQCVIVKNRAVIAVEAVEGTDETILRGGRLANGGAVVVKVCKPDQDTRFDLPTVGPTTIRSMIEIRAGVLAIEAGLTIMIDKDEMLMSADKAGISVVGI is encoded by the coding sequence ATGAAGCTCGGTATTATTGCAGGTGATGGCAGGTTCCCCGTTATAATTGCCGATGCCGCAAGGAAAAGCGGTTATACCATAATCTCCATTGCACATACAGGCCTGACGTCTCCGGAAATTGAAAACGCATCAGACAGGGTTTATTGGACTAAATTAGGCCAGCTGTCCTCGTTAATTAATATCCTGAAAAAAGAGGGTGTAACAGAGGCTATAATGGCCGGAGGTGTAAGTAAGCGTCTCATGTTCACCAATATCATGCCTGATATCAAGGCCCTGGCGCTTCTGACGAGGCTTAAGGACAGGAAAGATGATACAATCCTCAGGGCTATTGCCGGTCAATTGGAGAAAGATGGGATAAAAGTAAATTCTGCCACATCATACATAAAGTCAATCCTGGCGGATAAGGGGACACTGACGAAAAAGGGGCCAAAGGCTGAAGAGTGGGAGGATATACGATTCGGTGTGAATATGGCAAAGGAAATAGGCAGACTTGACATAGGACAGTGCGTGATTGTCAAAAACCGAGCAGTTATAGCGGTTGAGGCGGTTGAAGGTACGGATGAAACCATACTCCGGGGTGGAAGACTTGCCAATGGCGGGGCAGTTGTAGTCAAGGTTTGCAAACCAGATCAGGACACAAGGTTTGACCTGCCGACAGTCGGACCAACTACAATAAGAAGCATGATTGAGATCAGGGCGGGGGTACTTGCTATAGAAGCAGGACTTACTATCATGATAGACAAGGACGAGATGCTGATGTCAGCTGATAAAGCAGGCATATCTGTTGTTGGGATATAA
- a CDS encoding Gfo/Idh/MocA family oxidoreductase, whose translation MDNKIKVAVIGVGYLGEHHARIYSSMSDVLLVGVVDANKSRADEIAAKYSTKAYYDYKELPGNVQAVSIAVPTVLHHSISLDFIKHNIDVLIEKPVTTTIDEADDLIKEAQKRSVLLQVGHIERFNSAYKNLLNVVRKPGFIETHRLGPYVGRGIDVDVILDLMIHDIDIILSIVKSDVVEVRALGVPVLTSNIDIANARLEFSNGCVANLTASRVSREKVRKIRIFQANTYIAVDYAQQSMGIYRRVIENNIPKITGEDTKLEKEEPLLSELASFINAVRKRSTPAVSGEDGREALRVAIRIREDAEKRLSSTPT comes from the coding sequence ATGGATAATAAAATTAAGGTCGCAGTAATTGGAGTCGGATATCTTGGAGAACATCACGCAAGAATCTACTCTTCCATGAGTGACGTTCTCCTTGTTGGTGTAGTTGATGCGAATAAATCCCGGGCGGACGAAATAGCCGCAAAATACTCTACAAAGGCATACTATGACTACAAGGAATTACCCGGGAATGTTCAGGCCGTAAGTATAGCCGTGCCTACAGTTCTCCACCATAGCATTTCACTTGATTTTATTAAACACAATATTGACGTCCTGATAGAAAAACCTGTCACAACTACAATTGATGAGGCGGACGATCTGATTAAAGAGGCACAGAAGCGCAGTGTTCTTCTCCAGGTGGGTCACATTGAACGATTCAATTCAGCATATAAGAATTTGCTGAACGTTGTCCGGAAACCGGGATTCATTGAGACACACCGGCTTGGGCCTTATGTAGGAAGAGGAATAGATGTAGATGTCATTCTGGATCTTATGATACATGATATTGACATCATACTTTCCATAGTTAAATCAGATGTTGTTGAAGTAAGGGCACTGGGCGTTCCTGTACTCACCAGTAATATTGATATCGCCAATGCCAGACTGGAGTTTTCAAACGGATGTGTAGCTAATCTTACAGCCAGCCGGGTATCCAGGGAAAAGGTAAGGAAAATCAGAATTTTCCAGGCCAACACCTATATTGCTGTAGATTATGCTCAGCAGAGTATGGGAATATACAGGAGAGTAATCGAGAATAATATTCCCAAAATAACAGGAGAAGACACAAAACTGGAAAAAGAGGAGCCCCTGTTATCCGAGCTTGCATCCTTTATAAATGCGGTCCGTAAAAGATCCACCCCGGCAGTATCAGGAGAAGATGGCAGGGAAGCGTTAAGAGTCGCCATCAGGATTCGCGAAGATGCTGAAAAAAGACTATCCTCCACACCAACATAA